In a genomic window of Prosthecobacter fusiformis:
- the ruvC gene encoding crossover junction endodeoxyribonuclease RuvC — protein sequence MPIPRPAAPAPITERVLSIDPALRNTGWAIVEKTGREMKAIAYGVISNSPKLLHSGCLVAIREQLHDVIRQHAPTVCAIEATIYVQSFKTAIVLGTARAACLIAAAEHGMAIYEYAPKEVKQAAVGRGAAQKEQVAFMIRSMLRLRETPPADAADALAVGIAHFQNADAGAAITREMKRV from the coding sequence ATGCCCATCCCCCGTCCAGCCGCCCCCGCTCCCATCACGGAGCGCGTGCTCTCCATCGATCCCGCGCTGCGCAATACCGGCTGGGCGATTGTGGAAAAGACCGGACGGGAGATGAAAGCCATCGCCTACGGGGTGATTTCGAATTCCCCGAAGCTCCTCCATTCCGGCTGCCTGGTGGCCATCCGGGAGCAATTGCACGATGTCATCCGCCAGCATGCACCCACCGTCTGCGCCATCGAAGCCACCATCTATGTGCAGAGTTTTAAGACCGCCATCGTCCTGGGCACCGCCCGCGCTGCCTGCCTCATCGCTGCGGCGGAGCACGGCATGGCCATCTATGAATATGCACCCAAGGAGGTGAAACAGGCCGCTGTGGGCCGTGGCGCAGCTCAAAAAGAACAGGTCGCCTTCATGATCCGCTCCATGCTACGCCTCCGTGAAACACCCCCGGCGGACGCTGCGGACGCCCTGGCCGTGGGCATCGCCCATTTCCAAAATGCCGATGCAGGCGCTGCGATCACGCGGGAAATGAAGAGAGTGTAA